TTGCCTGCCTGTCACCCTGCTGCCGCGGTACAGAGGAGCCTCTGAGGGTACTTGGAGCAAGTGAAAGCACCTCTTCCCCACCTGAAGTAACATCCCAGGCTCCTCAGCtcttcccatccccatccccattgTCTGCAGCCTCTCATCTGGGTGGCAAAGATGTGTTTCACATCAGGCACAACCCCCAGACGCTTCCCCCCTGCCTGGTCACCCCCTACCCCGAGCCCCGCGCTCAGTACTCACTTTCAATGAATAGGCCAAGGCGATGAAGCCAAGGCAGCAGAAGTTGAGGTATACAAAGTTGAAGATGGACCAGAGATAGTAGTCATTCACCTCGGTGGTGTCAGGGTAGATTTCGATGACAGTGGTGGGGTTGGTCATTGTCTTCTTCTCCACCGAGTGCTTGCACGGGACCGCTGGCCGCAGGCTGTCCCCTTTGCAGCTCTTGCTCTCCATGAGATAAACGGCAGAAGAAGGAGACAGGATGGGCGAAGCTTGCCGGAGCGCTGGGGGCTTGGCAATGCAGGAGAAGCAGCCCTGTGGGGGGCCTTGCGGGGGTCTCGGGGTCCAGGCCACCCCCTCAAAGGGGCATGGCGGGCCCAAGGGGGGGTCCTGTGTCCTCTCCGTGGTGGCTGCCGCGGCGTCACCGCGCTCTGCCCTGACAAAGCGAAAAGCCCCCCCGTCAAAAATGGGGGTGAGGGGATGGAAAGGTCGGGGCCAGAGTGAAAAGAGAAAggggggaaggagcagagaagGGGAGACGTGGGGGGAAGGCAGGAGAGACAGAGAGGGACCGGGAGACCGAggagagagcagggagaggagtgagggagtgggcagaggagagagggaggagagtagggcaggcaggagagggaggagggagcacCGCTACACCCGGGGACCACGACGCCGCCGCCTCGGCGCGGAGctgccgccggccccggccccgcggcggggGCAGAGGCGCGGGCAGGGCGGGCAGCatccctccccctctgccacGGCCTcccccgccgctgccgctgGCCTGCGTGACCCGCGTTCCAGTCACCACCgggaaataatctttttttaaaaaaggagacaaataaaagcagaaagaaacacTTGGGAGGCGCCGGGGGGCTGCGAGGGAGTTGTCAGCCGGCCGCGCTGCAGCCCCCCGCAGCCCTCCCCGCCCGCCTGTCTGTCGGTCTGTCGGGGCCTTCTCCTTTCTGTCCCATGCCGGGATGGGAGCCGGTGGCTCGGCTGCGGGCGGAGCGGCTCTCCCGGTGCGGCAGAGCAGCCcgcccctccctccctccctccttccttagGGGGGTGAgtattttgggggggattttttcccctgagtcCTAGTCTTTACGGTGATTCCATTTCCCGGTTCCTTCCACCTGCCAGCAGGTTTCCCATACCCCCCTCTCTCtccacctttcttttttttttttttttttttttttaaggatatCGTGGCTgaggaggtggaggaagaggaggaggggaagaggggATGAAGATAGaggatggggaagggaaggggtaTTAGAAGAAGTTCCCCTCCACCCTAGCTTTGAAAATAGGAGAGACTAGTCCACCTCTGGCTGCCCGTCCGTCCGTCCATCGGTCTCCTCCGAAGGCATCAGGAGGAGCGAGGGATACTCACAAGGAGGGATGCGGGGAGTCGCTGCATATCC
This window of the Anomalospiza imberbis isolate Cuckoo-Finch-1a 21T00152 chromosome 6, ASM3175350v1, whole genome shotgun sequence genome carries:
- the IFITM10 gene encoding interferon-induced transmembrane protein 10 isoform X2; amino-acid sequence: MDGRTGSQRAERGDAAAATTERTQDPPLGPPCPFEGVAWTPRPPQGPPQGCFSCIAKPPALRQASPILSPSSAVYLMESKSCKGDSLRPAVPCKHSVEKKTMTNPTTVIEIYPDTTEVNDYYLWSIFNFVYLNFCCLGFIALAYSLKVRDKKLLNDLNGAVEDAKTARLFNITSSALATFCIILIFIFLRYPLTDY
- the IFITM10 gene encoding interferon-induced transmembrane protein 10 isoform X1, with product MGAPLPALPSSFNSSAEEAEPEAVLSRICSDSPHPSLAERGDAAAATTERTQDPPLGPPCPFEGVAWTPRPPQGPPQGCFSCIAKPPALRQASPILSPSSAVYLMESKSCKGDSLRPAVPCKHSVEKKTMTNPTTVIEIYPDTTEVNDYYLWSIFNFVYLNFCCLGFIALAYSLKVRDKKLLNDLNGAVEDAKTARLFNITSSALATFCIILIFIFLRYPLTDY